A single genomic interval of Noviherbaspirillum cavernae harbors:
- a CDS encoding MotA/TolQ/ExbB proton channel family protein, with the protein MLAIIQAAGWPIWPLLIASVVALALIVERILYLRRKRILPPNLLDEVIRVYHNGKISPEVINNLEQNSPLGRVLAAGLRNVNTPRDVMKESIEEAGGGTAHELERFLTTLGTIATLAPLMGLFGTVVGMIEIFGAQNATGTNPAQLAHGISVALYNTGFGLAVAMPALVFYRHFRAQVDSFIVDMEQQAIRFVDTVHGNRK; encoded by the coding sequence TTGCTCGCCATTATTCAAGCTGCAGGCTGGCCGATCTGGCCGCTGCTGATTGCCTCTGTTGTTGCTTTGGCACTGATCGTCGAACGGATATTGTACCTGCGCCGTAAACGCATTCTTCCCCCGAATCTGCTGGACGAAGTCATCCGCGTCTATCACAACGGCAAGATTTCTCCCGAGGTCATCAATAACCTGGAACAGAACTCGCCGCTGGGACGGGTGCTCGCTGCCGGGCTGCGCAATGTGAACACGCCGCGCGACGTGATGAAGGAATCCATCGAGGAAGCCGGCGGCGGTACCGCACATGAACTCGAACGCTTCCTGACCACACTCGGCACGATCGCCACGCTGGCTCCGCTGATGGGCTTGTTCGGCACCGTGGTCGGCATGATCGAAATCTTCGGTGCGCAAAACGCGACCGGTACCAACCCTGCGCAACTGGCGCACGGCATTTCCGTCGCCTTGTACAACACCGGTTTCGGCCTCGCGGTCGCGATGCCGGCATTGGTCTTCTATCGTCATTTCCGTGCGCAGGTCGACAGCTTCATCGTCGACATGGAGCAGCAGGCGATCAGATTCGTCGATACCGTCCACGGCAACCGCAAATGA